In one window of Methanosarcina vacuolata Z-761 DNA:
- a CDS encoding tyrosine-type recombinase/integrase — protein sequence MSNQKILKDYLRKCKADGLKEATIKTAEVTLTPFIDWCDDKDLQAFTPDDIYDYLDFIDNYKRTTKAGKVIKYSPNTKQRIRIVLKKFLSYVNPDLGAVIKLRKLKDGKIPEDILTQDEIEKLIEASRSTRDRAIVATFYESGARRGELLEVRLKHVTFDEKGAVLNIQKGKTGSRRIRLVLASPYLRQWIETHPLKNDPDAYLFCSNKSPYNVITYVGLAKQLHEIAKRAGIQKQRVHPHAFRHARATHLAELLPEQLLKEYLGWTKSSTMASVYVHLSGRDMDNAILKLHGIETDDAPKKLTVSKCPRCREINPENAVFCLRCGLPLTQEAAMTVETTKTEYMQVAELDEIQEMKNELQQQREEISKLKETIKHGK from the coding sequence ATGAGTAACCAGAAGATCCTAAAGGACTATTTAAGAAAGTGCAAAGCCGATGGACTTAAAGAAGCAACTATCAAAACGGCTGAAGTTACCCTTACACCATTTATTGATTGGTGTGATGACAAGGATCTACAAGCGTTTACACCCGATGATATATACGACTACCTGGACTTTATAGACAATTACAAACGGACAACCAAAGCTGGTAAAGTCATAAAGTATTCCCCAAATACAAAACAGCGGATCAGGATCGTACTCAAGAAGTTTTTAAGTTACGTAAATCCTGATCTCGGAGCGGTCATTAAACTGCGAAAATTAAAGGATGGGAAAATCCCAGAGGACATACTAACACAAGACGAAATAGAGAAACTTATCGAGGCTAGTAGAAGCACTAGGGATAGAGCCATTGTCGCTACTTTTTACGAAAGCGGGGCACGAAGAGGAGAATTATTGGAGGTACGATTAAAGCACGTAACATTCGATGAGAAGGGTGCTGTACTGAATATTCAAAAAGGGAAAACAGGCAGTCGCCGCATTAGACTCGTTTTGGCTTCTCCTTATTTAAGGCAGTGGATAGAAACCCATCCTTTGAAAAATGACCCCGATGCTTACCTCTTTTGCTCTAACAAGTCACCATACAATGTTATTACTTATGTGGGATTGGCTAAACAACTTCATGAAATCGCGAAAAGGGCAGGAATACAAAAACAAAGAGTGCATCCACATGCCTTCAGGCACGCAAGAGCAACCCATCTCGCAGAACTCTTGCCAGAACAACTTTTAAAAGAGTATTTGGGCTGGACTAAATCCTCTACAATGGCTAGTGTATACGTCCACCTCTCAGGCCGTGACATGGATAATGCAATACTGAAGCTTCATGGTATTGAGACCGACGACGCACCAAAAAAGCTAACAGTAAGTAAATGCCCCAGGTGCCGGGAAATCAACCCTGAAAATGCAGTATTTTGTCTAAGGTGCGGTTTACCACTCACACAGGAGGCGGCAATGACTGTCGAAACAACGAAAACAGAATACATGCAGGTTGCAGAGCTAGACGAAATACAGGAAATGAAAAATGAGTTACAACAACAGCGTGAAGAGATCTCTAAACTAAAGGAAACGATAAAACACGGGAAATAA